In a single window of the Littorina saxatilis isolate snail1 linkage group LG3, US_GU_Lsax_2.0, whole genome shotgun sequence genome:
- the LOC138962970 gene encoding uncharacterized protein isoform X3 has translation MDSVSGCVLCVPNCKLYIVCYFPEQLATALPPRRRRSRSRDREKSAPQGRVRLLKKVKDTVSSGSEGGPAPKEQVRETKERQKASLPQTYSNCMFLSEKPRGAVRHRKVVRDDGVEATSLDFDRAATANLTERDDLSMLTERGTELSPDMMEVESSSLEPMVQMSFARNKSTYPFMASAQHQLQNQLQQHPLNQLQHQLPHQQQQQQLQHQQQQQQRQQLTSASMAFLRGSSLLGAPKAGFRQSMSFGGSAGSLLSTAAKPPAGESGFGAPMPVGSGGLFGQCKPISFAGEPAAPANQPGFGAPMPDGDSAGFSFGAAAKPPASQSLFGQASAVPASVSGFGASMPDGVPTLAVFGQGAPRPDGGSAGFSFGAAAKPPASQSLVAAQMHGSSAQSNLGFADPTFGFGAPKPHEIPEGLIFPPPPLLKPPPPPPQARQIPHPPPPTMAALKASTPAPPRPPRSGGLEQCWQSRSAQIVCQSSLAAKLPQRRSNLRQPIRIAMKELLQEKEERPQMLTTAPDAFFDPESNMQELLQQEEEEPLLRPAAPFKKSKKKKRSSVVHEMEAVSRWESKEEFLLRKQGIEEQQRRVDELEQHVDYGGETGLKETNCRLLDLDEWKNAVKDNLEALVLMLKVTFLNSCCQLNDNLQELLWFDVDKCKQMMIAGGLKSLGLTATKELEKLVATLLVVLSVVLTSNAKYSWSSDEEHVREATQLLRKLLNRKENLALLESSGLPLEFHDPIDSAMKWCREFDARHPLACCTMELASDWPAFCCKVLGLAC, from the exons GAGGCCCAGCACCCAAAGAACAAGTGcgagaaacaaaagaaagacagaaggccAGCTTACCTCAAACGTACAGTAATTGCATGTTCCTGTCGGAGAAGCCGAGAGGAGCAGTTCGACACAGGAAGGTTGTAAGAGATGACGGGGTTGAGGCTACATCCCTTGATTTTGACAGGGCAGCCACGGCGAACTTGACGGAAAGAGACGACCTGAGCATGTTGACGGAAAGAGGAACAGAGCTCTCTCCTGACATGATGGAGGTTGAGTCTAGTAGTTTAGAGCCAATGGTTCAAATGTCTTTCGCCAGGAACAAGTCAACGTACCCTTTTATGGCATCTGCACAACATCAACTGCAGAATCAACTGCAGCAGCACCCGCTGAATCAACTGCAGCATCAACTGCCgcatcaacagcagcagcagcaactgcagcatcaacagcagcagcagcagcggcaaCAGCTGACATCAGCATCAATGGCTTTTTTGCGAGGTTCGTCACTGCTTGGGGCACCGAAGGCCGGTTTTAGACAATCAATGTCTTTTGGTGGTTCTGCGGGAAGCTTACTTAGCACAGCAGCGAAGCCCCCTGCTGGTGAATCTGGTTTTGGAGCACCAATGCCTGTTGGGTCTGGAGGACTCTTTGGTCAATGTAAACCGATATCCTTCGCCGGAGAACCTGCAGCCCCTGCAAATCAACCTGGTTTTGGAGCACCAATGCCTGATGGTGATTCTGCAGGGTTCTCCTTCGGTGCAGCAGCAAAGCCCCCTGCAAGTCAATCTCTCTTCGGTCAAGCATCTGCAGTCCCTGCAAGTGTATCTGGTTTTGGAGCCTCAATGCCTGATGGTGTTCCTACATTGGCCGTTTTCGGCCAAGGAGCACCAAGGCCTGATGGTGGTTCTGCAGGATTCTCTTTTGGTGCAGCAGCAAAGCCCCCTGCAAGTCAATCTCTTGTTGCAGCACAAATGCATGGTTCTAGTGCGCAATCTAATTTAGGTTTTGCAGATCCTACCTTTGGTTTTGGAGCTCCAAAACCTCATGAAATACCAGAAGGCCTAAtctttcccccaccccctcttttaaaaccaccacctccaccaccgcAAGCACGGCAGATAccacacccaccaccaccaaccatGGCAGCTTTGAAGGCTTCTACACCCGCCCCTCCCCGTCCTCCTAGAAGTGGTGGACTGGAACAGTGTTGGCAATCAAGATCAGCTCAAATAGTTTGTCAATCATCACTAGCTGCCAAGCTACCACAGAGACGTTCAAATTTACGTCAACCAATACGTATAGCCATGAAGGAGCTGCTACAGGAGAAGGAAGAGAGGCCTCAGATGCTGACAACTGCACCAGATGCTTTCTTCGATCCAGAGTCCAATATGCAAGAACTCCTGcagcaggaggaagaggagcCTCTGCTGCGGCCGGCAGCGCCATTCAAGAAgagtaagaagaagaagagatccTCTGTGGTTCACGAGATGGAAGCTGTCTCACGCTGGGAATCGAAAGAGGAGTTCCTGCTGAGGAAGCAAGGCATTGAGGAGCAGCAGAGACGAGTGGATGAGCTGGAACAACACGTGGACTACGGCGGAGAGACCGGCCTAAAGGAGACCAATTGTCGCCTTTTGGACCTGGATGAGTGGAAGAATGCagtgaaggacaacctggaggCTCTTGTGCTGATGCTGAAG GTTACGTTCCTCAACTCCTGCTGCCAACTAAATGATAACCTACAAGAACTCCTATGGTTTGACGTGGACAAGTGCAAGCAAATGATGATCGCCGGAGGCCTCAAATCTTTAG GCCTTACTGCTACTAAAGAACTTGAAAAGTTGGTGGCAACCCTGCTGGTGGTTCTGTCCGTTGTGCTTACGAGCAATGCCAAGTAttcttggagctcagatgaagAACATGTCAGGGAGGCTACTCAGCTCCTGCGCAAGCTTCTAAACAGAAAGGAGAACCTGGCGCTGCTTGAGAGCTCAGGCTTGCCGTTGGAATTTCACGACCCCATTGACAGCGCGATGAAATGGTGCAGGGAGTTTGATGCTAGACATCCCCTTGCATGTTGCACTATGGAGCTGGCTTCCGATTGGCCAGCGTTTTGCTGCAAGGTTTTGGGACTTGCCTGTTAA
- the LOC138961289 gene encoding uncharacterized protein, with the protein MKAASMIHDSESECSQVVFLSDALSALEALAGNKLPRLMEKLQELAKTRRVVLQWVPAHCGIPGNETADELAKLGAREEQPDNPVSFAEKKTLVKAAMRPQSTRDAYHLLERWQQVVIMRLRTGHCRLNAHMFRKLQS; encoded by the coding sequence ATGAAAGCAGCCTCCATGATTCATGACTCGGAAAGCGAATGCTCCCAAGTTGTTTTCCTCTCTGATGCACTGTCTGCATTGGAAGCCCTTGCAGGAAACAAACTTCCTCGTCTGATGGAGAAACTCCAGGAGCTTGCCAAGACTCGACGAGTAGTCCTGCAATGGGTTCCAGCACACTGCGGAATTCCAGGcaatgaaacagctgatgagctCGCCAAACTCGGAGCCAGGGAGGAACAACCAGACAACCCGGTCAGCTTCGCTGAAAAGAAAACCCTCGTGAAGGCAGCAATGCGACCACAATCCACGAGAGACGCATATCATCTCCTAGAACGATGGCAGCAAGTAGTGATCATGCGACTACGAACTGGTCACTGTCGCCTCAACGCCCACATGTTCAGGAAGCTGCAGAGCTga